GGTCGCTCCGGCCTCCTTCCGAGTCACCTTTTGTGGGGTACATGCTTACGGAGTCCGTGGCCGAAGGCGGGGCCCGACCGGAAGCTCTCCTTCCCCTCGAACTCGAACCAGGCGAAGAGCGTATCGCGTCCTGGAAGGGTCATGCCGGGTCCCGTGCGGTGGTCATGGTCCTCACCAATCGCCACTTGGTCACCATCTTCGTCAAGGGGGTATGGAACCGAAGTTACCACCTGGCGTCCTCCCGCCGGCTCGAAGCGATAGAGCTCCCCCGCGCTCATGATGCCTACGGGGGCCGGAGGCTCCAGATCGAGGGCGTGGACTTTTCGTTCTCGCCGGCCAGTGAGGACGCGGTGCGAGAGGAGATCCTGCGGGTCCGAGCCCAACGGGTCGCCGCGGCGCCCCGCGATGCCCCTCCCTAGTGTGCGCGATCCCGAAGGGTCTCGGAGAGGCCGAGCTCGCCCCAAGAACGCTGAAAATCAGAACCCCCGGGCCCGAGAGGGCCCGGGGAAGGAAAGGGTTGCTGCGGGGAAGGTCAGTACGGGATTACCTTCTTGCCACCGTAGTGCGCAGACGCCAAGACGCCCGTCGCAACGAACCAGGCCGCGAGCCCGGTAAAGACGATCTCGAATCCCGTGGCCTGCCAAAGCCCCGTGCTGACCGTGCCGCCCTGGCCGAGCAAGATGCCGAAGTCAATCGCCAGCAGGATGAACGCGAGGGTCAGCGTCCAAAACACGACGGCGATCCCAATCCCGTGCTTGTGGGAGTTGATCGCGAAGGAGAACGTGAACATCGCCCACACGACGAAGAACCAGGCAACGTCCCAGCCGGCGGGCGCTCCGGTGTTTATCGCATACGGACCGATGCTCAGGCCCCCGAGCAACGTCACGAACGCCAACCAGAAAGCCCCGTACCCGATGAACGCTGTTCCCGGGAAGATCTCACCCTTGCGTAGGGCGATGATACCCGCGATCAGCTGAGCGATTCCCCCGAAGAAGATCGCCATCGCATATACGGGTGCATTCGTGACGCCATAGAGGCTCATGCCGTTGGACGTCGCATTGCTCGCCACCGCCATACCCGCAAGTATCGTGGTGGTGCCGAATCCCATCAGTCCCAAGACTGCCGGATTCGCCCACTGGGCGCTTTCCTCGACTTTCGGCCTATAGTAGTCTGGCACCGACGGCGAATCTACCATGCTAGGCTCTGATACGGTGGGTCTTAAAAAACCTTTGGTTTGTCGGTCTTTTCCATGTTACAGCCGCCAGGCTCGCTCGAGGGGCATTTCTCAATAGCCGGGGGCCCGTCGCATCGGTCCGGGAGGCTCCCTCTCGGTGCTCGAGTGCCTGGCCGGGCTCTTCGAGGCCCGTGGGGCTCCCACCTGCGGTGCTCCCGAGCCGGACGGACCTCAAGGAATGAGGAACTTCCCCGGATTCAACACCCCCTTCGGATCGATCGTTGCCTTGAACGCAAGCATCTCGGCCCGCTCGGCCGGAGAGAGGCCGAACCCTAGGGCCGAGCGGTCGAGACGGCCGATCCCGGGCCGCTGAGCTAGGATCGCCCCGTGCTCGACAAGCGCGGCGCTGGCGGCGGCGCGCATCGCATTCCAAGCCTCGAGCGCCCGTCCCGCAGGTTCGGGATAGATCACGGTACAGGTCAGGGTGACCGTTGAGGATGTGGGAGACCCCGCCTGGAGGTGGAGGCGGGCGCGTGCCCCGAATTCGGACGCCGCAGAGCGGACGGCCTCCCGTACGGGGGATGCGATCTCCGCAGCCTGCTCCCATGGTACGGTGGCTTCGATGCCTTCGAGCACCCAGCCATCCGGTACGAGGCCGTCCCGCAGAGCGGGCGCCCGGAACCGCGTCCGCGCCCACGCCTCCCCGAAGCCGGGCCAGACCCCCCCCGGGAGGACCGCCCCGCCGGCCTGACGGGCCAGCTCCTCGAGCACGTACGTGCCGCGCCCGACGTTCTTGCGGCTCCCGTCGAAACTCACGATGCCGAGAACGATCGCGCTGAGATCCGCGATCTTGCGCCGGAGCGCGATCCCCTCCAGCCCTCCGATCTCCTCCGGCGGCGATCCCCCGCGGGCGAGCGTTAGGAGAAACCGGCTCTCTTCGGGGTCGGACATCCGCGCGATGGCGGGGCGTGGGTCGTCGGCGACGAGGGCCCGCAGGACCCCGAGCGCCGGGGCCCAGGATGGCAGCAGGACCGCCCGCACGGCGCTCTTTTCCGGAGCGGGGGCGAGGCGCACACCGGCGTCCACGAGCACTCCGAGAGTGCCCTCCGATGCGAGGAGACGTCGTGGTTCGATCCCTCCGGGTCCCGCCTCTCCCGCCTTCCATTCGTAGAATCCGGTGGGCGTTGCCCATCGGGCCGACGTGACCCGGTCGAGGATCTCACCGTAGCGGCTAGAGGATTGGCTGCTGGAATCCGTCGAGATCCAGCCCCCCAATGTGGAGAACTCGAAGGAGAGCGGATAGTGCGCGAACGTGACGCCTCGCTCTCCGAGGAAGCGCTCGATATCGGGACCGTGCGCGCCGGCCTCGAAGCGCGCGGAGTCGGTCCGGGGATCGATGCCAAGGGGTCGGCTCACTCGGCCAAGGCACAGGGTGATCACGGCCCGGTGGGTCCCGGCGAGGGGAGCCACCCCGCCGACGAGGCTGGTGCCGCCGCCCCAGGGAACCACGGCCAGGTCGTTGTCCGAGGCGAATGCGAGGACCGCCTGGACCTCGGCGGGGGTCGCGGGCCATACCACCGCGTCGGTGGTCGGAACCGAGGGGCGGTCGCGCCAAGCGACGAGCTCCCCGTACGATCGGCCGAAGGAATAGCATACGCGATCGAGTTCCTCGATCGAGACCGGGCCGGACACGCGCGCTCGGAGCCCTTCAACGTCGGCGGGAGTGAGGCGGCTCGGGCCCGCCGCGGGAGGCCGCTCCCGAGAGGGGCTCGTGGGCGGGGTTGCAGGACCGAGCTCCCGCTCGAAGTACTCCTCGATGGCGCGGATCCCCGCGGGAGGGTAGGCGAGGCTGCCGTCGCCCCATCGCAGGGGGTCCGAAGGCAGGGTCGGGATCGGTGGGCGCGCGGTTCGCTTGGAACGCATGATCGGGCAACGTCTCGGGACGATAGATGCTTGCGTCCGGCCCGGAGCGGAGAATTATCTAGGTCGAGACCTACCCCCTTTCCCGATGACCGAAGCCCGCGCGGGCCGTGGTGTGCTGTTCCGAGACCGGATCGGGTCTCCGATCGTAGGCAACGCGCCGAAGGTGCTCCTGCTCGGCAGCGGCGAGCTCGGCCGAGAGATCGCCATCGAGGCGATGCGGCTCGGGGCGGAGGTCATCGCGGTCGACCGCTACGCGAACGCTCCCGCGATGCAGGTGGCGCACCGCCACCATGTCCT
The window above is part of the Thermoplasmata archaeon genome. Proteins encoded here:
- a CDS encoding acetate uptake transporter is translated as MVDSPSVPDYYRPKVEESAQWANPAVLGLMGFGTTTILAGMAVASNATSNGMSLYGVTNAPVYAMAIFFGGIAQLIAGIIALRKGEIFPGTAFIGYGAFWLAFVTLLGGLSIGPYAINTGAPAGWDVAWFFVVWAMFTFSFAINSHKHGIGIAVVFWTLTLAFILLAIDFGILLGQGGTVSTGLWQATGFEIVFTGLAAWFVATGVLASAHYGGKKVIPY
- a CDS encoding FAD-binding oxidoreductase, whose protein sequence is MRSKRTARPPIPTLPSDPLRWGDGSLAYPPAGIRAIEEYFERELGPATPPTSPSRERPPAAGPSRLTPADVEGLRARVSGPVSIEELDRVCYSFGRSYGELVAWRDRPSVPTTDAVVWPATPAEVQAVLAFASDNDLAVVPWGGGTSLVGGVAPLAGTHRAVITLCLGRVSRPLGIDPRTDSARFEAGAHGPDIERFLGERGVTFAHYPLSFEFSTLGGWISTDSSSQSSSRYGEILDRVTSARWATPTGFYEWKAGEAGPGGIEPRRLLASEGTLGVLVDAGVRLAPAPEKSAVRAVLLPSWAPALGVLRALVADDPRPAIARMSDPEESRFLLTLARGGSPPEEIGGLEGIALRRKIADLSAIVLGIVSFDGSRKNVGRGTYVLEELARQAGGAVLPGGVWPGFGEAWARTRFRAPALRDGLVPDGWVLEGIEATVPWEQAAEIASPVREAVRSAASEFGARARLHLQAGSPTSSTVTLTCTVIYPEPAGRALEAWNAMRAAASAALVEHGAILAQRPGIGRLDRSALGFGLSPAERAEMLAFKATIDPKGVLNPGKFLIP